GTAGACAGAACCTGACGTCTGCGGTATTTCCCCGCAGCCAAAAGGCGCCGCCTCGAAGTTAACTCTTCAAGGCGGCGCCTTTTTCGACCCTACTGTATTTTTTTCGCATCACGCTCTTCGATGATTATTACATAACATCATAACGCTCATAGCGAAAAAATATTTTACTTGTCCACTAAACAATCATACAATAAAATGGAGTTATTTTACGCTACAGCATAGGAGATAAAGGAGAGAATGCGTATGAATTACAACGATGTACTGAAAACCGCACGCACCTGTATCGGAAACTATTGCAAGGCCTGCACGATCTGCAACGGCATCGCCTGCAAAAACAGCCTCCCCGGACCCGGCGCAAAAGGCGTCGGCGACACCGCGATCCGCAACTATCAGAAATGGCAGGAAATCCGCGTCAATATGGACACCCTGTTTGCGCCACAAAGCGTCGACACCAGTCTGACTTTGTTCGGCCAAACCTTCCAATACCCCTTCTTCGCCGGCCCGGTCGGCGCAGTCAATCTGCATTACGGCGATAAATTGAATGACATGTCGTATAACGAAATTCTCGTTTCAGCCTGCAAAGAGAACGGCATCGCCGCTTTCACCGGCGACGGCACCGACCCGCGCGTCATGGAAAGTGCAACGGCCGCGATTGCGAACGCGGACGGACGTGGCATTCCGACCGTCAAACCTTGGAATCTTGACCTCATTCGGGAAAAAGTAAAACTGGCTCACAAAGCAGGAGCTTTCGCTGTTGCGATGGATATCGACGCGGCCGGTCTGCCCTTCTTAAAGAACATGACCCCGCCGGCGGGCGGAAAGTCGGTCGCCGAACTGCGTCAAATTTCAGATTTGGTTGGCGTCCCTTTCATCGTGAAAGGCGTGATGACCGTAAACGGCGCGCTAAAGGCTAAGGAAGCGGGCGCAAGCGCGATCGTCGTCTCGAATCACGGCGGACGCGTACTGGATCAATGCCCAGCGACGGCCGAAGTACTGCCGGAAATCGCCGCGGCGGTCGGAAGCGAAATGAAAGTCCTCGTCGACGGCGGCATCCGCTCCGGCACGGATATCTTTAAGGCACTCGCGCTCGGCGCACATGGCGTTCTGATCTGCCGCCCGTTTGTGACCGCCGTTTTCGGCGGCGAAAAAGAAGGCGTGAAGAGCTATATCGACAAACTCGCGGACGAATTAAAAGACGCGATGACGATGTGCGGCGCGTTCCGCTTAAGCGAAATCACGCGCGACATGGTGCGTAAATAAGAAGATGACTCCCTCAAAAAGGAGCTGTCGCAAAAGGCGTTCATTCGCCTCTTTGCAACAGCTCCTTCTTTATCTTGCCGTACCGCTTTCCTTCGTATTATGAAACTCCACATAGCGGTCGCCCCAACTTTTAAGGCTGTCTAGCACCTGCGAGAAATCTTTGCCGATGTCACTCAGCTCATACTCCACCTTAGGCGGCACCTGTGCATAAACAGTTCGCGTGATCATGCCGTATTCTTCCAGCGTCCGCAGTTGTTTGGTCAGCGTCGCCTGCGTCATCTCCGGTAAACGGCGTTGCAGTTCGTTGAAGCGAAGCTTTTCCTCATTCAAAAAGTGCAGGATCATCAGCGCCCATTTGCCGGACAAGATCTTCTGCGCGGTTGCGTACGGACATTTGCCGAACAGTTCTTCTAATGTAAGCATGCTATCCCCTCCATTAGTATCTTTTTTAATACTATCTATTAAATAAAATCGTACTTTTATTTTTTATCGTTGCAGACTATACTTTGTGTAAGGTTGATTGTAGCACTAAAGGTTGCGACAAGCAATGAAAAATGATCTGGAGGGATTCTCATGAAAACATTAGTAACCGGTGCAACCGGGAAATTAGGCTCAAAAGTCGTCGCGGAGCTGCTGAAAAAATTGCGCCCCAGCGAATTGGCGGTCAGCGTCCGCACCCCGGAAAAAGCAGCACACTTAAAAGCACTCGGCGTCGACGTTCGCCAGGCAGATTTTGATCAGCCGGAGACATTAACACGCGCCTTCAGCGGCATCGATAAACTGTTGCTCATTTCCGCCGACGGCGACAACGAAACGCGCATCCGGCAGCATGCCAACGCAGTCGCAGCAGCCAAGCAGGCGCAAGTCAAATTCATCGCCTACACCAGCGTCGGCAACGCAAGCGAAAGTTCGCTCTTCCTCGCGCCGGTTCATAAACTGACCGAAGAGGCAATCCGAAAGACCGGCATTCCCTTCTCTTTCCTGCGCAATAACTGGTATCTGGAAAACGAGACCGGCACCATCCAGGCCGTCCTGGCCGGAGCGCCGTGGCTGACCGCCGCCAAAGACGGTAAAGTCGGCTGGGCCCTGCAGCAAGACTACGCCGAAGCCGCCGCTGCTGTTCTCTTAGGCAGCGAACACGAAAACAGCGTCTACGAACTGTCCGGCAAACCGCTGACGCAAGAAGAGCTGGCCGCCGCACTCGGCGAAGTTCTGCAGAAAGACGTACCCGTAAAGCAGGTCGATGATGCGACCTACGCCGAAATCATGGGCCAAGTCGGCGTACCCGACTTCGTCGTTCCGATCCTGGTCGAAATCCAGCGCGCGATCCGCGCCGGCGCGCTTGATCTGCCGCGCAGCGATTTCGAAGCCTTGCTCGGCCGTCCTTTAACGCCGCTCAACCAAGGTTTGTCCCAGATTGTTGAAGGACTGGCAAAAAAATAATCACCGAAAGAAACACAAAAGCAGCAAACTGCCTCACCACGGCAGCTTGCTGCTTTTCTCGTCGGAAACCTATTTTTTCGAGTTATTGCTTGCCGTTCTTTTCAAATGTACCAAAGACGCATTGCTGTTTTTTCTCTACCATCATGTTTCCTTTAGCAAACACGTATTGAATGTTTTTCACTTCGTCTAAAATCACCAAATCGGCGTCGCTGCCGACCTGGATACAGCCTTTTTTCGGGTACAGTTTCAAGTTTTTCGCCGGATTTTCAGTAATCAAGCGAATCGCACTTTCCAGCGTCAGAGCCCCTTCTTCCATCAATTCCTGCACCGTTTCAAATAAACTGCCTATGCGTGCCGCTTCCAAGCCGATTAGTCGTCCGTCACCGTCAAACGCCGGCATGCTTCCGTTGCCATCGGAGCTCAGCGTAATCTGCTCCGTCCCCACGCCTTGCGCGAGACAATAGCGCACGGCTTTCGCGGCCGTAATGCCTGTTCTTTTGCCGGGAATGTTCGCACTACTGGTCGTAATGTCAATTTTCCCGCCCAGCTTGGCAAAACGAATTCCCTCTTCCAGCAATTCAGGATTACGGCTGATATGCGTCGGCAGGAATTGCGTTATCGGAATTTCGCCCTCTGCGGCAATGGCAAACAAATCCGCCAGTTTTTTCTTGCCGTCGCCGACGTGCAGTTGCAGCACTCCAGCCTTACCGCTCAGCATCCCGCCGACGCGGCTCTGTGCAGCCAAGTTGGCAATTTCTTCTTTGCTTGGCTGCGCCGAGCGATGGTCTGCAATCGCAATTTCGCCGCAGCCAATGACTTTATCAATCAAGATAATATCGTCGCGCACGCTGCGCGTGATCGTATTGGTCGGCACTTCGTACGATCCGGTATAGATGTACGTCGTCACGCCTTCTTCTTCCAAACCGCGCGCTTTGGCCAACAGGCTGGACATATGCCGCGTTGTTCCGTCCGTCCCCAGACAGCCGACGACCGTCGTGACTCCGGCGTTGATCACATCGCCCAGTTGTACTTCCGGCGTGCGCGTCGCATAACCGCCTTCGCCGCCGCCGCCGATCAGATGCACATGTCCGTCGATAAAGCCAGGCACAGCCGAACACGACTCTAAATCAATCACGCGGCAATCCCAGCCCGCCGGAACTTCGATTTCTTGCTCCAATGCGGCAATTTTATCGCCAGCAATCAATATGTCCCTCTTGCCAATTTTATCAGGCGCAAACACCTCGACTCCTTTGAGCAAAGTGAAAAAATGTTTCTCGTTCTGCATGAAAATGCCTCCTTAGCATACGGGCGCTTTATTATTTGATAAATTGCAGCAATAGCTGCATGACCCAGATCGACAGCATCGCATTAATCGCGCCAATCGCTAAAATAGCGGCATAGTGACGCGGATTCGTCTCCGAAAGTCCGAGCACCCGTCCAACATTTTGCACCGGATTGCCCATCAGATAAATGGCCGGCAGCAACGCACTGATATGCAATGAAGTCAGATGTCCCGAAGTATACAAGCTGGCCGCGACGCCGACAGCGCCGCCCATACTCATGACGGATGCTAAAATCACAGCAGCCGCTTCACCGGGTAAGCCCCACATCATCATGACCGGCCCGCAAACATCGCCTACCACTTTCAGCAATCCGGTTACCTCCAAGACACGAATCAAAACGAAGGCCATGACCAACGCCGGAATCAAATTATGTACGCCGATCCGATAACCATTGCGCGCTCCATCCATAAACATGTCCAAAACATTCCGTTTATCTTTTATCTCTTCCATCATGCTTTACCCTCCTGCTTCGCAACTTGTCCCGCTTCAAAACGCAAGTATGCACGCATCAAATTTGCCCCGACCACCTTGAACACAAAAATAACCAAGAGCGGCAAAATGATCGGTCCCACCATCAAACCAAATAGTGCGGCGCCTGATGAAAAATAGTTTGATATCATACCGCTGGCGCTGGACTGGTAGGCAATGAAAACAGAACGCTGTCCATCATCAATTTGCTTCTTTTCATACATTTCTTTTGCCATACCCGCACCGGCATCGGTACTCTGCATATTAGCAATCAGCGCCAAGCCGCAAGTTCCCGGCAAGCCCATCAACGGTTTTAAAACTGGCGTCAGCAACTTTTGCGCCACGCGCAAACCGCCAAGCCCCTCTACCACTTCTACCACGCCAAGAGCCAGGATGATGGCCGGCATCAATTCCAGCGCAAATAAAAAACCGTCCCGTGCGCCACTGCCGCCTGCACCTCTAAACGTAAAACTTTTTCCCGCTTCGCCGCTGATTTTGCCAAATGCGCCATTTAGCACCGTAAAGTCAATTGCCCGATACCATTCCTGACTTGTAGCAAGCAAGCCGGAAAAGAACAGGATTGCAAAGGCAAACACTACATAGGCCTTTACGCCGACTTTTGGCTGTTTGTTATTCCCCTCCATTTTTGTCCCTCCTTAAAAAATATAATTCCATCTACCGAAAACACTATATGCAATTACCATGCCAACTTGAACCTCATCCTTCACGCCTTGTATTTCCTTTCTCTAAGCAGGACTTTTACAAGCACAGCGCGAAATCAGCCCTTTATTGTCCCTTTTACTTTCCCTTTTAATACGCCCTTTTCCCATTAAAGGAGGACTATTAACTTGAAACATCTTACACTGATAACCAAAGGCAGAAACACCTGGCAAACTTTGTCCGAACAACTGGCGGCGCTGCTCGGTAATCACGTGACCATATCCGGTTACCACCTCGGTTCAGCTTTGCCGGATCGTTTGCAAGGCGATTTAGTCCTGCTCTCCAGCAATGAACTGTTACCGCATGTGCGAAACCTGATTCCTGCTTCTTGTCCGGTTCTTATCACTAGACGTTCGATCAATTATCATGAGGTGGAAAAACTCTTCGACATCCCGGACGGCAGTGATGTTTTGCTCGTCAACGACGATATGAGTACCGCGCGCGAAACAATTTCACTGCTCTTGGCGCTCGGCATCGACCATGTTCGCTATCATCCCTACGCCCCCGGCTTGCGCGACTATCCGCAGCTGAAACTGGCCGTCACGCCCGGCGAGCCCGACTGCGCCCCGCCCTGCGTCGAAAGGATAATCGACATTCATTCACGCACCGTCGATATCACCACCCTTGTCGAAATTGCGGACAAACTTGCGCTGTTAGATGCCAATGCCAACATCTTGTCGGCCAACTACATGCGCGATGTGATCCGGCTTATTAAAACAAATAAACAAAACGCGACGATCAGCCACATTTTGAATAACAAGCTACATGCCGTCATTAATACCGTCCACGACGGGATTATCGCAATTGATGAAAATCAAGCCATTTCGGTCATTAATCCCGTAGCTGAAGAGTTGTTGTCATTACCGGCCGAGCAAGTCACCGGCCAAAAGATCGATGCCGCATTAAACAGCCAACTGGAAAAATTCCTGACGCAACTATCTCCACAACAAGAGGAGAATTTTATTTCCTATAACAATCGCCAACTCGTCGCCAATGCGGCTGCAATCGGTAATAACGAAAAACCGTCCGGCTTCATCTACACATTCAAAGACGTCTCGGAAATTCAGCGTTTAGAAGAAGAATTGCGCCGCAAAACCGTACGCGAGCAACAAGTCGCCCGCTATACGCTGTCACAAATCATCGGCAACAGCAAGCCAATTCAAAGCGCAATTGAAAAAGCCACCTGTCTGGCCGCCTCCGATTCGCCGATTCTGATTCAGGGTGAAAGCGGCACCGGCAAAGAATTGCTGGCGCAAGGAATACATAACGCATCCGCCCGGCGGCACGGCCCCTTTATCGCGATCAATTTTGCCGCACTCAGCGAAACGTTGTTGGAAAGCGAATTGTTCGGCTATGAAGAAGGTTCTTTTACCGGAGCGCGAAAAGGCGGCGCTGCCGGTTTGTTTGAGCAGGCGCACAAAGGGACTCTTTTCTTGGATGAAATCGGCGATTCGCCGCTTACCTTTCAAGTCCGCATCTTGCGTGTTTTGCAGGAAAAACAGGTCCGCCGCATCGGCAGCACGCGAAACATCCCAATCGACGTCCGCGTTATTTCGGCCACCAACCAAAACGTAAAAGACCTGGTCGCGCGCGGTTTGTTCCGCCAAGACCTTTACTACCGCCTCAATGTTCTGCCGCTTGCGCTGCCGTCGCTGAAAGAGCGAAAAGAAGACATCCTCGCACTGGCAACGCATTACTACGAACGATTCAAGCCAGCCGCCGATAAACAAAACGCCGCCGATTACTTCCAGCATGTCGCGCCTTATTTTCTCGCCTACGACTGGCCCGGCAACATTCGCGAACTGCAAAACGTCGTCGAATACCTGGTTAACATTTGTCCGAGCGTGCCGCCGAAAGCGGATCTTTTAAACGACGAGCTGCGCCATTATGATCTTCTTTTGCGCAACGTCAGACAAAACAATCCGTCCCAAACGACAGAAAGAACACTGCACGAAAAAGTGCTGGAAGAAATCGCCCGCTGCAATCAGCAAGGCATCTCGGTCGGCCGCCGCTCGCTCGCTCACATGCTCCAGGTGCCGGAAAGCAACATTAGAAAAACCATTTTGCAATTGAAAGCAACCGGACAAATTGAAATTTGCAAAGGCCGCAAAGGTTTACTTCTTATCTGATGAAAACAAAAAGCGTCTCACGTTTTTGCTTATAGCAAAAGTGAGACGCTTTTTATTTTGCACTATCTTTTCAGCCTTTAGTAATTGCTCAACAATACCATGCTAAGCATCCAAGTCATCGACACCATCAGTGGCATAATTTGGTTTTTCCGCATGACATTCCCCTCCCCTTAAACGCTAATCTCGCCTCATTTCGCCGCCACGTTATGATCTGGTCCGAAATTCAAGTTGATGGATAAAATGCGGATGATGCTTACATACGCGTTCCAGTTGATTACAGTCTACCGCTTCCGGCGATTGAATTACCACACTACCCAAATAAGTATAAAGTTCTCCGCAAAAAACCAGTTCAACATCTCTTTCATCCATCCGAATTTCCGTTATATCTGTGGCAATTATTTGTTTATTTAGCCACTCGCTTACAACGCCAATTGAAATTTCCTTATCAACAGAAAACGTAACCATCATTCGTTGTTTCATAATTAATTCGCCTCTTTTCCAATATAACGCCCAACATTATTTTCTACTCTCATTATAAAAACGGTTGCATAAAAACAGTGTAAATATTTGCTGTGTTTATATTAAAATAATATAAATCCGCGCAATTCCGCAAAACACAAACAAAAAACCGGCTCCTTCGTCGCTTTGACGGAAGGGAGCCGGTTTTTCAAAAAAACCTTCACCATTTTTCGATGATATGTGCAAAGCCGAACTGTTTATATTCCTGCCAAAAACGACTGCGTTCCGGCGGAAGTTGCACCGGTTCACGCAGACGCTTCTGCTCGCTAAGACTTTCTTCTTTCTCCCGTTCCTCGCTGAGTAAATCCTCTTTGCAGCGGGCAAACAAGTCCGCTCCTTTGACTGAGTTCAGCATAATCAAGGAAACACCCAACGGATCAAACCACTGTGGACTGTATTTCTCAATGCCCCAATAATCCGCGATCGTCAAGTCGGATGCACGCTGGAGATCGGTAAAGCGGCAGGCCGAACAGGACGACCTTGTAATCGCGCCTACTTTGAAAAACAAATGATAGAATCGATCGTCCTCCTGCAGCCGCGAGTCGCTTTCGGTACGAAAGAGAAAGCCTTTGTTGCTGTTTGCACGACTCCAACCGTCTTTCTTCGAACGGAATTGCACGCCAGCCAGCTTCGCGCCTTGTTCGCGTTCCAGCAGTTTTTTATACTCTTCCCAGATCAACGGACTGGGAATACTGTGGCAGACCAAGTCGCAACAATACAGCTTCTTTGCCAGCGGCGAATCGCCGATAAAGGCGCGCACGCCTGCGGTTTGACACGGAGTACCAGTAAACAACACCATGCGCCCCTCTTTCAGATCACTCTTTATTTGCGCATGGACTTGCGTTATATCGCTCTGCACATATTTAGAGATCCGCATCCGGTCACGCTCCGCGCTCGTTTCCGCCCGCCGGTGCAGTACACGAAAATCCTCATCATAGTCCGCGCCGTAAATGACGCCATTTTGCCGCAAGACCGCGTCGGACAGCGCCGTGAAAGCTCCGCCGGAGGTCGACTGAAGCAGAACGTCCGCCGACTTATGCCGCGCCACGTAAAAACGCGACAACTCTTGCTCCTTATAATGCCCTTCGTGCAAGAGCGGACAAACAGCGCGGCAAATGCCGCAATCCAGGCACTGCGCCGCGTCAATTTTCGGGTAGAGAAACCCCTCTTCATCCGCTTCCATCGTGATCGCCTGCTCGGGACAACGGCTAAAGCAAGCACCGCAGCCGCTGCAGTCTTCTTTTCCTGCATAAACAGATTCCATGTTTCGGCCCATCCTTTCTTTTTATTCTCACGGATGTTTTTTCTTATCGCGCACCGCTGACTGCCGTTTTCTTTTTTCTCAGTTTGTATTGCAGCCACCGTTCACAATCCGTCCAAACAGCAACCGCCGCCAATCCGCCAAGAAAAAGGCGCATCCAATTGATCCCGCTATAAAATTGATCAACAATCGTAAACAACACCCCAATAAAAC
The Azotosporobacter soli DNA segment above includes these coding regions:
- a CDS encoding Coenzyme F420 hydrogenase/dehydrogenase, beta subunit C-terminal domain, encoding MESVYAGKEDCSGCGACFSRCPEQAITMEADEEGFLYPKIDAAQCLDCGICRAVCPLLHEGHYKEQELSRFYVARHKSADVLLQSTSGGAFTALSDAVLRQNGVIYGADYDEDFRVLHRRAETSAERDRMRISKYVQSDITQVHAQIKSDLKEGRMVLFTGTPCQTAGVRAFIGDSPLAKKLYCCDLVCHSIPSPLIWEEYKKLLEREQGAKLAGVQFRSKKDGWSRANSNKGFLFRTESDSRLQEDDRFYHLFFKVGAITRSSCSACRFTDLQRASDLTIADYWGIEKYSPQWFDPLGVSLIMLNSVKGADLFARCKEDLLSEEREKEESLSEQKRLREPVQLPPERSRFWQEYKQFGFAHIIEKW
- a CDS encoding SDR family oxidoreductase; its protein translation is MKTLVTGATGKLGSKVVAELLKKLRPSELAVSVRTPEKAAHLKALGVDVRQADFDQPETLTRAFSGIDKLLLISADGDNETRIRQHANAVAAAKQAQVKFIAYTSVGNASESSLFLAPVHKLTEEAIRKTGIPFSFLRNNWYLENETGTIQAVLAGAPWLTAAKDGKVGWALQQDYAEAAAAVLLGSEHENSVYELSGKPLTQEELAAALGEVLQKDVPVKQVDDATYAEIMGQVGVPDFVVPILVEIQRAIRAGALDLPRSDFEALLGRPLTPLNQGLSQIVEGLAKK
- a CDS encoding alpha-hydroxy-acid oxidizing protein yields the protein MNYNDVLKTARTCIGNYCKACTICNGIACKNSLPGPGAKGVGDTAIRNYQKWQEIRVNMDTLFAPQSVDTSLTLFGQTFQYPFFAGPVGAVNLHYGDKLNDMSYNEILVSACKENGIAAFTGDGTDPRVMESATAAIANADGRGIPTVKPWNLDLIREKVKLAHKAGAFAVAMDIDAAGLPFLKNMTPPAGGKSVAELRQISDLVGVPFIVKGVMTVNGALKAKEAGASAIVVSNHGGRVLDQCPATAEVLPEIAAAVGSEMKVLVDGGIRSGTDIFKALALGAHGVLICRPFVTAVFGGEKEGVKSYIDKLADELKDAMTMCGAFRLSEITRDMVRK
- a CDS encoding sigma-54 interaction domain-containing protein; translation: MKHLTLITKGRNTWQTLSEQLAALLGNHVTISGYHLGSALPDRLQGDLVLLSSNELLPHVRNLIPASCPVLITRRSINYHEVEKLFDIPDGSDVLLVNDDMSTARETISLLLALGIDHVRYHPYAPGLRDYPQLKLAVTPGEPDCAPPCVERIIDIHSRTVDITTLVEIADKLALLDANANILSANYMRDVIRLIKTNKQNATISHILNNKLHAVINTVHDGIIAIDENQAISVINPVAEELLSLPAEQVTGQKIDAALNSQLEKFLTQLSPQQEENFISYNNRQLVANAAAIGNNEKPSGFIYTFKDVSEIQRLEEELRRKTVREQQVARYTLSQIIGNSKPIQSAIEKATCLAASDSPILIQGESGTGKELLAQGIHNASARRHGPFIAINFAALSETLLESELFGYEEGSFTGARKGGAAGLFEQAHKGTLFLDEIGDSPLTFQVRILRVLQEKQVRRIGSTRNIPIDVRVISATNQNVKDLVARGLFRQDLYYRLNVLPLALPSLKERKEDILALATHYYERFKPAADKQNAADYFQHVAPYFLAYDWPGNIRELQNVVEYLVNICPSVPPKADLLNDELRHYDLLLRNVRQNNPSQTTERTLHEKVLEEIARCNQQGISVGRRSLAHMLQVPESNIRKTILQLKATGQIEICKGRKGLLLI
- the iadA gene encoding beta-aspartyl-peptidase, translated to MQNEKHFFTLLKGVEVFAPDKIGKRDILIAGDKIAALEQEIEVPAGWDCRVIDLESCSAVPGFIDGHVHLIGGGGEGGYATRTPEVQLGDVINAGVTTVVGCLGTDGTTRHMSSLLAKARGLEEEGVTTYIYTGSYEVPTNTITRSVRDDIILIDKVIGCGEIAIADHRSAQPSKEEIANLAAQSRVGGMLSGKAGVLQLHVGDGKKKLADLFAIAAEGEIPITQFLPTHISRNPELLEEGIRFAKLGGKIDITTSSANIPGKRTGITAAKAVRYCLAQGVGTEQITLSSDGNGSMPAFDGDGRLIGLEAARIGSLFETVQELMEEGALTLESAIRLITENPAKNLKLYPKKGCIQVGSDADLVILDEVKNIQYVFAKGNMMVEKKQQCVFGTFEKNGKQ
- a CDS encoding YjiG family protein; amino-acid sequence: MMEEIKDKRNVLDMFMDGARNGYRIGVHNLIPALVMAFVLIRVLEVTGLLKVVGDVCGPVMMMWGLPGEAAAVILASVMSMGGAVGVAASLYTSGHLTSLHISALLPAIYLMGNPVQNVGRVLGLSETNPRHYAAILAIGAINAMLSIWVMQLLLQFIK
- a CDS encoding nucleoside recognition domain-containing protein; its protein translation is MEGNNKQPKVGVKAYVVFAFAILFFSGLLATSQEWYRAIDFTVLNGAFGKISGEAGKSFTFRGAGGSGARDGFLFALELMPAIILALGVVEVVEGLGGLRVAQKLLTPVLKPLMGLPGTCGLALIANMQSTDAGAGMAKEMYEKKQIDDGQRSVFIAYQSSASGMISNYFSSGAALFGLMVGPIILPLLVIFVFKVVGANLMRAYLRFEAGQVAKQEGKA
- a CDS encoding helix-turn-helix domain-containing protein, producing the protein MLTLEELFGKCPYATAQKILSGKWALMILHFLNEEKLRFNELQRRLPEMTQATLTKQLRTLEEYGMITRTVYAQVPPKVEYELSDIGKDFSQVLDSLKSWGDRYVEFHNTKESGTAR